The proteins below are encoded in one region of Mangifera indica cultivar Alphonso chromosome 7, CATAS_Mindica_2.1, whole genome shotgun sequence:
- the LOC123220646 gene encoding putative 3,4-dihydroxy-2-butanone kinase, protein MKRFGRPYSCSQVLIMHVELESQGTGASCCCCCWPFPFLSYSVTAEAKRASEMVGTMVVALPVFTLPGQVSSYRLGSGKMELGLQIHCEPGAAVVDLKLVDVVVSHVLKQILSRHRCPSMVLMIVAGKAVPNLQLEHGLAVNRVYTGFAIFCCLFTLLKRCFI, encoded by the exons ATGAAGAGGTTTGGCAGGCCCTATTCTTGTTCACAAG TTCTGATTATGCATGTGGAGTTGGAAAGTCAGGGTACTGGAGctagctgctgctgctgctgctggcCTTTCCCTTTCTTAAGTTACTCTGTTACTGCAGAAGCAAAACGTGCATCTGAAATGGTTGGGACAATGGTTGTTGCCTTACCTGTTTTTACACTGCCTGGGCAGGTTTCATCATATCGTCTGGGTTCTGGAAAAATGGAACTTGGTCTTCAGATT CATTGCGAACCTGGCGCTGCTGTTGTGGACCTTAAACTTGTAGATGTAGTTGTCTCTCATGTGCTTAAGCAGATATTGTCAAGG CATAGGTGCCCCTCTATGGTACTGATGATTGTAGCAGGCAAAGCAGTCCCTAACTTGCAATTGGAGCATGGATTGGCTGTCAATAGAGTGTACACAGGATTTGCTATTTTTTGTTGTCTTTTCACTTTGTTGAAAAGATGTTTCATATGA
- the LOC123220830 gene encoding putative disease resistance protein At3g14460: MEVVLDPVGSELVKGLLKILGSNEVRDFARQLVGGVDSEIKELENKLTRIGNLLRNMEDKQLPDDSQKNWFDNLQQWAYDAEDLLDEFAYEALRRKMKAQHQASSSKGFSCCLPASLPSPLFAVQMGSKIKEITSRLDKLRHQRSDEREDQKRSGLPPTNVAAPQKREETSSIRPEQGVYGRDKDKAELLKMVKNGANFQVIAVVGMGGIGKTTIAREVYNHKELEDIEFDKKAWVCVSTNFKVEEISKELLDQFSKEVPKNFNEIQVQLEKAVSGKKFLIVLDDIWKVEYPQWETLKSPFAAGAPGSMMIVTTRDIHVAQEIRCSHTYRLRLLSDKACKSLFEEHAFGTGAFAVPNQISDSIYKRVVQRCGGLPLAAKTLGGLLRFKRSDEWENILKSKIWSTSNESDHVLPALKLSYYYLPSNLKRCFGYCSIFPQDYEFEEKDLALLWIAEGIVQPSEKQLDEASECFHKLCLWSLFQQLSSDSSKYVMHDLVHDLARWAFEGIGFRSEQNIFEPSKNFEKVCHFTYEPDRCTKINKFKALEKAKSLRTFLHVRHGWCGFISAIVISNLLPKLKMLRVLSFEGYRIIYLPDLIGDMIHLRYLNFSNTKIRSLPESTCQLFNLQTLLLKDCSNLMKLPSKMRYLTNLCHLDISGQNSLREMSYEMKKLKNLQVLSNFIVGEDTRSYLEDLRSLSFLRELHISELQNVTDLNHIQEQILSNKSKLKVLILEWRDQVNSQATDIEMNLLDKLKPPINLRELTIRGYGGESFPSWLGDLSWLSNLRVFTIEKCPQLIGEVPNYFSSLERFVIKDCPKLVVSLSNYPIGCKLEINNCKGMVCNDGSIDFENLDSKYLANISAIEDKLKKGFQRVDHLKIAHNKEIIESWQSLENTNFLSNINSLEISECQNLRFIGRGMLPSSLEEFHINSCQSLTFIDSDVLPLSLKRLMIRGCGELIFLKDLSVCTLIKYINVFRCKSLKCISLDGPLPETLNQPYVRDCKALETLSSRRNEYLPKALTSIYISSCEELKSIGESFDNSTCLKNITLWGCENLESLPLGLHHLPCLESIKIWKCPKLSVREGVPTSLRQLLINECEDDKGMGMRMLTFPIKLRIGELPQLKSISGLTNLTALEKLDISSLPLLESISDLNNLNSLKELLIENLPQLKSISDFTNLTSLGELYIKGLPQLELIPNLSGLTSLKKLQIEILPQHELIPNLSGLNSLTEFLEIRDLPQLQSIPSLSGITSLESLEIRDLPQLEAIPNLSGLMSLESLEIIDLPQLESIQDLSNLTSLTDFIISNCPRIKLIPSLSSHTSHEKLRIVDCPNLRSIPDLGNFKDLSVEKCPKLKSLQTLPSSLQSVHITDCPLLIKRWKNVRGKYSSKIAQIPEVVIDGKFIYNSKEYEVMLNKNLSVIACPGATVSNLDKQPLEPNPGMSKFSGSKLTACLLAEIRILRLYLLAVATVNQAAFFLLMCMLQGATDLEFCLEAAVHCCWISGIRMSAGDFNVFGDEIHAEDVVLGWLFLAAALLLLD; encoded by the exons ATGGAAGTCGTTCTTGACCCTGTTGGCTCCGAACTCGTTAAGGGGTTGCTTAAGATACTGGGCTCCAATGAAGTGCGAGACTTTGCCCGGCAGCTTGTTGGAGGGGTAGATTCAGAGATCAAAGAGCTGGAGAACAAGTTGACACGCATTGGAAATCTTCTTCGCAATATGGAAGACAAGCAACTGCCAGATGATAGCCAAAAGAACTGGTTTGACAATCTTCAACAGTGGGCTTATGATGCTGAGGACTTACTGGATGAGTTTGCCTACGAAGCTTTGCGACGCAAAATGAAGGCACAACACCAGGCTAGCTCTAGCAAAGGATTTAGCTGCTGTCTCCCAGCTTCTTTACCTAGTCCTTTGTTTGCTGTCCAGATGGGGTCCAAGATCAAAGAAATCACTAGCCGGTTGGATAAACTTCGCCATCAAAGATCAGATGAACGTGAAGATCAAAAGCGTTCTGGACTGCCACCAACTAACGTCGCTGCCCCGCAAAAACGGGAGGAAACTTCTAGCATCCGACCTGAACAAGGTGTTTATGgcagagataaagataaagctGAACTActgaaaatggtgaaaaatgGTGCCAACTTTCAAGTAATAGCAGTTGTCGGCATGGGAGGGATCGGCAAAACAACAATTGCTCGTGAAGTGTACAATCACAAGGAGTTGGAAGATATAGAGTTTGACAAAAAAGCGTGGGTGTGTGTTTCAACCAACTTTAAAGTTGAAGAAATCTCAAAGGAACTTCTTGATCAATTCTCAAAGGAAGTTCcaaaaaatttcaatgaaatacAAGTTCAGCTGGAAAAGGCAGTAAGTGGAAAGAAATTCTTGATAGTATTAGATGATATTTGGAAGGTGGAGTACCCCCAATGGGAAACGCTTAAGTCTCCTTTCGCAGCTGGTGCACCTGGAAGCATGATGATCGTGACAACACGCGATATACATGTTGCACAAGAAATAAGATGCTCTCATACTTATCGATTAAGGCTTTTATCTGACAAAGCTTGTAAGTCCTTGTTTGAGGAGCATGCATTTGGAACTGGTGCATTTGCTGTTCCTAATCAAATTTCGGATTCAATTTACAAGAGAGTTGTTCAAAGGTGTGGCGGCCTACCACTGGCAGCAAAGACCCTCGGTGGTCTTCTACGCTTTAAGCGGAGCGATGAATGggaaaatatattgaaaagcaAAATATGGAGTACATCTAATGAAAGTGATCACGTTCTCCCAGCATTAAAGCTAAGCTATTATTATCTTCCTTCCAATCTAAAAAGATGTTTTGGCTATTGCTCAATTTTTCCTCAGGATTACGAATTTGAGGAGAAGGACCTTGCACTTTTATGGATTGCTGAAGGTATTGTTCAACCATCTGAGAAGCAACTAGATGAGGCAAGTGAGtgttttcataaattatgtttatgGTCGCTCTTCCAACAATTAAGTAGCGATAGTTCTAAATATGTTATGCATGATCTTGTTCATGATCTTGCTCGATGGGCTTTTGAAGGAATCGGTTTTAGATCTGAGCAAAATATTTTTGAGccatcaaaaaattttgaaaaagtttgtCATTTTACTTATGAACCTGATCGTTgcactaaaataaataaatttaaagcttTGGAAAAAGCAAAAAGTCTAAGAACATTTTTGCACGTAAGACATGGATGGTGTGGTTTTATAAGTGCTATAGTTATTTCTAATTTGTTGCCAAAGTTAAAAATGTTGAGAGTACTATCTTTTGAAGGATATCGAATCATTTATTTACCTGATTTAATTGGGGATATGATACATTTAAGGTATCTCAACTTTTCTAATACTAAGATAAGAAGTTTGCCTGAGTCAACATGCCAATTATTTAACTTACAAACTTTGCTATTGAAAGATTGTTCTAATCTCATGAAGTTACCTTCCAAAATGAGATATTTGACTAATCTTTGTCATCTTGATATAAGTGGTCAAAATTCATTGAGAGAGATGTCATATGAaatgaaaaagttgaaaaatcttcaaGTGTTGTCTAATTTTATTGTGGGAGAGGATACACGTTCTTATTTGGAAGATTTGAGGAGTTTAAGTTTTCTTCGAGAGCTTCACATTTCAGAATTACAGAATGTGACAGATCTAAATCACATACAAGAGCAAATACTAAGCAATAAGAGCAAACTAAAAGTGTTAATACTAGAATGGAGAGATCAAGTAAACTCACAGGCAACAGATATAGAAATGAATCTACTTGACAAGCTAAAGCCTCCTATCAATTTAAGAGAACTCACAATTAGAGGTTATGGTGGTGAAAGTTTTCCATCTTGGTTAGGAGATTTGTCATGGCTCTCTAATTTGCGTGTGTTTACTATTGAAAAATGTCCCCAACTTATTGGAGAAGTtcctaattatttttcttcattagaaAGATTTGTTATTAAGGATTGTCCAAAGTTGGTGGTCTCATTATCAAATTATCCTATAGGTtgcaaattagaaattaataattgtaaagGAATGGTATGTAATGATGGTTCAAttgattttgagaatttggattCTAAATATCTTGCAAATATTTCGGCAATTGAAGATAAACTAAAGAAAGGTTTTCAAAGAGTAGATCATTTGAAGATTGCTCATAATAAAGAGATTATAGAATCATGGCAAAGTTTGGAAAACACCAATTTTCTTTCCAATATAAATTCTCTTGAGATTAGTGAGTGCCAGAATCTAAGATTTATTGGAAGGGGCATGCTACCATCATCTCTGGaagaatttcatattaattCCTGTCAGAGTCTAACATTCATTGATAGCGATGTCTTACCTTTATCTCTAAAAAGGCTTATGATTAGAGGATGTGGAGAACTGatatttttgaaggatttaagTGTTTGTACTCTTATTAAGTACATAAATGTTTTTAGGTGTAAATCTCTGAAGTGCATATCATTAGATGGTCCGTTGCCTGAGACACTCAACCAACCATATGTTAGAGATTGCAAAGCACTGGAAACATTATCATCTCGTAGAAATGAGTACCTCCCTAAGGCACTTACATCCATCTATATCAGCAGTTGTGAAGAGCTAAAGTCAATTGGTGAGTCCTTTGATAATAGCACGTgtcttaaaaatattactttatggGGTTGTGAAAATCTTGAATCCTTACCTTTAGGTCTACACCATCTTCCTTGCCTTGAGTCTATTAAAATATGGAAGTGTCCAAAATTATCGGTGAGAGAAGGTGTTCCCACCAGCCTTAGACAACtcttaattaatgaatgtgaAGATGACAAGGGAATGGGAATGAGAATGCTCACCTTTCCAATAAAGTTGCGAATTGGAGAACTCCCACAGCTTAAATCCATCTCAGGCCTGACCAACCTCACCGCTCTTGAAAAGTTGGATATCAGTTCACTCCCACTGCTTGAATCCATCTCAGACCTGAACAACCTCAACTCTCTAAAAGAGTTGCTAATCGAAAACCTCCCACAGCTTAAATCCATCTCAGACTTCACCAACCTCACCTCTCTAGGAGAGTTGTACATCAAAGGCCTCCCACAGCTTGAACTAATTCCAAATCTCAGTGGCCTCACCTCTCTAAAAAAGTTGCAAATTGAGATACTCCCACAGCATGAACTAATCCCAAATCTCAGCGGCCTCAACTCTCTTACAGAGTT tttggaaatccGCGATCTCCCACAGCTTCaatcaattccaagtctcagcGGCATCACCTCtcttgaaagtttggaaatccGTGATCTCCCACAGCTTGAAGCAATTCCAAATCTCAGCGGCCTCATGTCtcttgaaagtttggaaatcattgatctcccacagcttgaatcaatCCAAGATCTGAGCAACCTCACCTCTCTTACAGATTTCATAATTTCCAATTGCCCAAGGATCAAATTAATTCCAAGTCTGAGCAGCCACACCTCTCATGAAAAATTGAGGATTGTGGATTGCCCAAACCTCAGATCCATTCCAGATCTTGGCAACTTCAAAGATTTATCAGTTGAGAAATGCCCAAAACTCAAATCCCTGCAAACCCTACCATCCTCACTTCAGTCTGTACATATTACAGATTGTCCACTGCTTATAAAACGATGGAAAAATGTTAGGGGAAAATATTCCTCAAAGATTGCTCAAATTCCTGAAGTTGTAATAGATGGCAAATTCATCTACAATTCAAAGGAGTACGAA GTGATGCTCAATAAGAATCTCTCAGTTATAGCTTGTCCAG gtGCCACTGTCTCCAACTTAGACAAGCAACCGTTAGAACCTAATCCTGGCATGTCTAAGTTTTCCGGATCTAAACTTACTGCATGTCTGCTTGCTGAAATTCGAATACTGAGATTGTATCTTCTAGCTGTTGCAACGGTTAATCAAGCAGCATTTTTCCTGCTTATGTGTATG TTGCAGGGTGCTACAGACCTGGAGTTTTGCCTTGAAGCTGCTGTTCACTGCTGCTGGATTAGTGGTATCAGGATGTCTGCTGgagattttaatgtgtttggGGATGAAATACATGCTGAAGATGTGGTACTGGGTTGGCTCTTCCTCGCTGCTGCACTCCTGTTACTGGACTAA
- the LOC123220831 gene encoding uncharacterized protein LOC123220831, whose product MTWSDWGPISLAGLSLQVVENVEEADFILAHGTKVLGLPSGEAHPASLEDFKKLLDLCAAKKIPMIVANPDYVTVEPRALRVMPGTLASKYEKLGGEVTWMDNLDKIIHKSVMKMVGVATSDSIVVGDSLHHDIKGAHAAGIQSVFTIGGIHANELGLSSFGGVADLSSI is encoded by the exons ATGACTTGGAGTGATTGGGGTCCTATATCCCTTGCG GGGCTCAGCCTTCAAGTCGTAGAGAATGTAGAAGAAGCTGATTTTATTCTGGCCCATGGTACTAAAGTATTGGGGCTCCCTTCTGGAGAGGCACATCCTGCTAGTCTTGAGGATTTCAAAAAACTATTGGACCTTTGTGCAGCTAAGAAAATTCCAATGATTGTAGCCAATCCAGATTATGTGACCGTTGAGCCTAGGGCTCTGCGTGTTATGCCCG GTACTTTGGcatcaaaatatgaaaagctTGGAGGTGAAGTGACATGGATGGACAACCTTGATAAG ATAATACATAAATCAGTGATGAAAATGGTTGGTGTTGCTACTAGCGACTCCATTGTTGTGGGTGATTCCCTTCACCATGATATTAAGGGAGCCCATGCAGCTGGAATCCAGTCAGTATTTACCATTGGAGGAATCCATGCAAATGAACTTGGACTAAGCAGTTTCGGAGGAGTTGCAGATTTATCTTCTATCTAA
- the LOC123220663 gene encoding mitogen-activated protein kinase 6-like, producing the protein MNYYLRINENKNNVEMEGGGAAAQQADTEMEEAPSDPQQPSAAPQAAGIENIPATLSHGGRFIRYNIFGNIFEVTAKYRPTIIPIGEGRIRHRLIFY; encoded by the exons atgaattattatttacgcataaacgaaaacaaaaacaacgtcGAAATGGAGGGAGGAGGTGCCGCGGCCCAGCAGGCAGACACGGAGATGGAAGAGGCACCATCAGACCCTCAGCAGCCATCGGCGGCTCCTCAGGCGGCGGGGATCGAGAACATCCCGGCGACGTTGAGTCACGGGGGACGATTTATTCGGTACAACATATTTGGGAACATATTCGAAGTGACGGCGAAGTATAGGCCGACTATTATACCCATCGGGGAAGGGCGCATACGGCATCGTTTG attttttattaa